The Sphingopyxis fribergensis DNA segment GTGCCGCCCCATTCATTCTCAACGGGATAGCCGTGCTTGGCGCGGATCCAGGTGGTGAACATCCAGCCGCCGATCGACAGTGCGATGATGGCGAGGACAAAAGTGGTGCCACCGAAATTCATGTATCTTCCTCCCTGTTAGCCCCCAAAATCGTTGGGTGCCCGCTCAGCGCAGTGCGTCGATCTCGTCGGCAAGGCGGCGGTTGTGGCTGGTGTAATATTGCTCGATGTCGGCAAGCCGGCGGTCGATGTCGCGGAAGCGCGACTTGATATCGCGGGTCGAAGCGGTCGGGTTGCTGCGCACGCCCTGCCAGAATTTCGCTTCCTCATTCGAACCATAGAGCGCGAACGGCTTCGGCGTACCCATCCAGGCGACCATCCAATATGCGATTAACGTCCAGGGGAAGCCGCCCATCAGGGTCAGCAGCACCGCGCCGACGCGAACCCAGAGGACGTCAATCCCACTATAATCCGCGATTCCCGAACAGACACCGCTCCATTTGGCGTTCTGCTTGTCGAGGTAGAATTTTGTGCGGCTGGCAGACATCTCAGTTCCTCCGGTTTGTCATATTTTCGAGCTGCGCCAGTTCTTCATCGCTGCGTACCGCGGGGCGGAAGTCGGGATGGTCGGCGCTGATGATGCGTTCGACGGTGTGCAGGCGGTTTTCCAGGCGCCGTGCGGTATCGTAAAGCTCGTCGAGCAGCTGTTCGTCTTCTCCGGTCAGCGTCTTGGCCTGTTTCCACTTGGTAATATAGTGGAGGATCAGCCAGGGCAGACCGAGGAAGAGCGTTCCGATGACGATCGGGACAATGATGACTTCTTCCATCGGTCCGGCTCCTTATTTGTTGGCCTGAGCGGCTTTCAACGCGGCGAGCTCGTCGGCGACCTTGTCGGCGGCCTGCAGCTCGGCGATCTCTTCGTCGAGCGACTTTTTATAGCCGAGGCTTAGCGCATCGGCGCGGCCTTCGGCTTCGTCGACGCGGCGTTCGAGGATTTCGAAGCGCGA contains these protein-coding regions:
- the pspC gene encoding envelope stress response membrane protein PspC, whose amino-acid sequence is MSASRTKFYLDKQNAKWSGVCSGIADYSGIDVLWVRVGAVLLTLMGGFPWTLIAYWMVAWMGTPKPFALYGSNEEAKFWQGVRSNPTASTRDIKSRFRDIDRRLADIEQYYTSHNRRLADEIDALR
- the pspB gene encoding envelope stress response membrane protein PspB; amino-acid sequence: MEEVIIVPIVIGTLFLGLPWLILHYITKWKQAKTLTGEDEQLLDELYDTARRLENRLHTVERIISADHPDFRPAVRSDEELAQLENMTNRRN